A genomic window from Glaciihabitans sp. INWT7 includes:
- a CDS encoding CarD family transcriptional regulator: MLFEVGETVVYPHHGAATITEVKTRKVKGEDKLYLKLAVAQGGLVIEVPAENVDLVGVRDVIGQDGLDRVFEVLRAPFTEEPTNWSRRFKANLEKLASGDVIKVSEVVRDLWRRDQDRGLSAGEKSMLAKARQILVSELALAEKTDEEKASTVLDEVLAS, encoded by the coding sequence ATGCTTTTCGAGGTCGGCGAGACGGTCGTTTACCCCCACCACGGTGCGGCGACGATCACCGAAGTGAAGACGCGCAAGGTCAAGGGCGAAGACAAGCTCTACCTCAAACTCGCCGTCGCGCAGGGCGGCCTCGTGATCGAAGTGCCGGCAGAGAACGTCGATCTTGTCGGCGTTCGGGATGTCATTGGGCAAGACGGCCTCGACCGCGTCTTCGAGGTGTTGCGAGCTCCGTTCACCGAAGAGCCGACAAACTGGTCCCGCCGTTTCAAGGCCAACTTGGAGAAGCTCGCGTCGGGAGACGTGATCAAGGTGTCCGAGGTCGTTCGCGATCTCTGGCGGCGCGACCAGGATCGGGGGCTGTCCGCGGGCGAGAAGAGCATGCTCGCCAAGGCCAGGCAGATTCTCGTCTCCGAACTCGCCCTCGCCGAAAAGACCGACGAAGAGAAGGCCTCGACCGTGCTCGATGAGGTTCTTGCGTCCTAG
- the rlmB gene encoding 23S rRNA (guanosine(2251)-2'-O)-methyltransferase RlmB produces the protein MKSSGANKPRAGAVRKSSTGKQVGSGGQGRQALEGKKPTPKAVDRPYHPAGKRKAANDRFAAAGGTKKPSSTGAPQRAAGPQRAQRPKQTDEFEVVTGRNSVLEALRAKIPATALYIATRIEYDDRVKEVMQIATKRGLPILEVMRPELDRLAGFDSVHQGLALKVPPYEYAHPTDLLDKIVASGRVPLLVALDGVTDPRNLGAIIRSVAAFGGHGVIVPQRRSVGLTAAAWKTSAGAAARTPVAMASNLTQTLKAFKERGVFVLGLAGDGDTPLPELSWAKEPLVVVVGSEGKGLSRLVTETCDAVVSIPINSSTESLNAGIAASVTLYEISKQRAKKK, from the coding sequence ATGAAGAGCAGTGGAGCCAACAAGCCGCGCGCAGGTGCCGTGCGCAAGAGCAGCACCGGCAAGCAGGTCGGCTCCGGCGGCCAGGGTCGCCAGGCGCTCGAGGGCAAGAAGCCGACCCCGAAGGCCGTCGATCGTCCGTACCATCCCGCGGGCAAGCGCAAAGCGGCCAACGACCGCTTCGCCGCGGCCGGCGGCACGAAGAAGCCATCGAGCACGGGCGCCCCGCAGCGTGCTGCCGGACCCCAGCGTGCACAGCGTCCGAAGCAGACCGACGAGTTCGAGGTCGTCACCGGACGCAACTCGGTGCTCGAGGCTCTCCGCGCCAAGATCCCGGCGACCGCTCTCTATATCGCCACCCGCATCGAATACGACGACCGTGTGAAAGAGGTCATGCAGATCGCGACAAAGCGCGGCCTGCCGATCCTCGAGGTCATGCGGCCCGAGCTCGATCGCCTCGCCGGCTTCGACTCCGTGCACCAGGGGCTCGCGCTCAAGGTTCCGCCCTATGAGTACGCGCACCCCACCGACCTCCTCGACAAGATCGTGGCAAGCGGGCGCGTGCCGCTCCTGGTCGCGCTCGACGGCGTGACCGACCCCCGCAACCTCGGTGCGATCATCCGCTCGGTCGCTGCATTCGGTGGCCACGGCGTGATCGTGCCGCAGCGTCGTTCGGTGGGTCTCACCGCCGCCGCGTGGAAGACTTCGGCCGGCGCGGCCGCCCGCACGCCCGTCGCGATGGCGTCGAACCTCACGCAGACGCTCAAGGCGTTCAAGGAGCGTGGCGTGTTCGTGCTCGGACTCGCCGGCGACGGTGACACACCGCTGCCCGAACTGTCGTGGGCTAAGGAGCCACTGGTGGTCGTGGTCGGCAGCGAGGGAAAGGGACTCTCCCGCCTCGTGACCGAGACCTGTGATGCCGTGGTCTCCATCCCGATCAACTCCTCGACCGAATCCCTCAATGCCGGTATCGCCGCGAGCGTCACCCTCTACGAGATCTCGAAGCAGCGCGCCAAGAAGAAGTAG
- a CDS encoding aromatic acid exporter family protein, with protein MPQVFDLRSSGRRTLESIVPALQIVIASSTSYAVAHYLLGHAVPLLAVTVTISSLGFVRDARPIRVLETAIGIIIGIVLSEALLLTVGQGLWQVALVLMLTLIVARALSPSNAFAVAAGVQSMLVMLLPVPAGGPFVRSIDGIIAGVVALIVTALLPRDPRRLARQDARRLFASLTEALDSLVVALERADEPSAERALERLRTTQPVIDSWAASLDSAAAIARISPFLRRRRPDLLAQTRVLRGMDLATRNLRVIARRIDFLVRDGAPRPGIASIMASLGTSVELLGQSLDDPLLADTVRVGLVAVAERLRPDTVVSGAPVTDSVVILMMRPLLVDLLTAADLPAEKARALLPEL; from the coding sequence GTGCCACAGGTGTTCGACCTGAGGTCGTCAGGCCGGCGAACGCTCGAATCGATCGTGCCGGCGTTGCAGATCGTCATCGCCTCCTCGACCTCCTACGCCGTGGCGCACTACCTGCTCGGGCACGCGGTGCCACTGCTCGCGGTCACCGTCACCATCTCGAGCCTCGGTTTCGTGCGGGATGCCCGCCCGATTCGGGTGCTCGAGACGGCGATCGGCATCATCATCGGCATCGTGCTCAGCGAGGCCCTGCTCCTCACGGTGGGTCAGGGTCTCTGGCAGGTCGCGCTCGTACTGATGCTGACCCTGATCGTGGCGCGCGCCCTCTCGCCGAGCAACGCTTTTGCGGTCGCGGCGGGAGTGCAGTCGATGCTCGTCATGTTGTTGCCTGTGCCCGCCGGTGGCCCATTCGTGCGCAGCATCGACGGAATTATCGCGGGGGTCGTCGCGCTCATCGTCACGGCCCTCCTGCCCCGGGACCCCCGACGGCTCGCGCGTCAGGATGCCCGGCGGCTCTTCGCGTCGCTGACCGAGGCACTGGACTCGCTGGTAGTCGCGCTGGAGAGGGCGGACGAGCCCTCCGCCGAGCGCGCTCTCGAGAGGCTACGCACCACCCAGCCGGTGATCGACAGTTGGGCGGCATCCCTCGACTCTGCCGCCGCGATCGCCCGGATCTCACCGTTCCTGCGACGGCGGCGCCCGGATCTGCTCGCGCAGACGCGCGTGTTGCGCGGCATGGATCTCGCCACGCGCAACCTGCGGGTGATCGCCCGGCGCATCGACTTCCTGGTGCGCGACGGTGCGCCGAGACCCGGGATAGCCTCGATCATGGCGAGCCTCGGCACCTCGGTGGAGTTGCTCGGCCAGAGCCTCGACGACCCTCTGCTCGCCGACACGGTGCGCGTCGGACTGGTTGCCGTCGCCGAACGGCTTCGGCCGGACACCGTCGTCTCCGGCGCGCCCGTCACGGATTCCGTCGTGATCCTGATGATGCGGCCTCTGCTCGTCGACCTGCTGACGGCCGCGGACCTGCCGGCCGAGAAGGCTCGAGCGCTGCTCCCAGAGCTGTGA
- the ispD gene encoding 2-C-methyl-D-erythritol 4-phosphate cytidylyltransferase, translated as MRPSPEPEVGIIVVAAGSGSRLGHPHPKAFVPVSGRPILVHALEGVFGSGESAQVVVVAPADWIDEARALAAEVAGTAHESVTVVTGSDSRQGSVAAGLAALAPGIRIVLVHDAARAFTPPAQFDAVVAAVRQTGSGVIPGLAVADTIKRVEGGLAVATVDRSELVAVQTPQGFPRQQLAAAYADSSADHTDDAALFAASGHPVVVIDGDALAFKITTPWDLRRAETLLSPVAPAETRTGIGIDVHAFDESSPLWLGGVFWPGEVGLAGHSDGDAISHAICDALLSASGLGDLGSNFGTSDPRFTDAHGEVFLAATVDLVAAAGFVIGNVSVQVVANHPKIGTRRAEIETTLSSLVGAPVSVAATTSDGLGFTGRGDGISVIATCLLQRIGSGSTR; from the coding sequence TTGCGTCCTAGCCCCGAGCCCGAGGTCGGCATCATCGTCGTCGCCGCCGGCAGCGGTTCCCGTTTGGGGCACCCGCACCCCAAGGCTTTCGTGCCGGTGTCCGGGCGGCCGATCCTGGTGCACGCCCTCGAGGGGGTCTTCGGCAGTGGCGAGTCGGCTCAGGTGGTTGTCGTCGCGCCCGCCGACTGGATCGACGAAGCACGCGCGCTCGCGGCAGAGGTCGCCGGGACCGCTCATGAATCGGTGACCGTCGTCACCGGTTCCGATTCGCGCCAGGGTTCCGTGGCGGCGGGCCTCGCCGCGCTCGCACCGGGCATCCGGATCGTGCTCGTCCACGACGCGGCCAGGGCGTTCACGCCGCCTGCCCAGTTCGACGCGGTGGTCGCGGCGGTGCGCCAGACCGGCTCGGGCGTGATCCCCGGCCTCGCTGTCGCCGACACGATCAAACGGGTGGAGGGCGGCCTCGCGGTTGCCACCGTCGATCGCTCGGAGCTCGTCGCGGTGCAGACCCCGCAGGGCTTCCCCCGGCAGCAGCTCGCTGCCGCATACGCCGACTCGAGTGCCGACCACACCGATGATGCCGCGCTCTTCGCTGCCTCCGGCCACCCGGTGGTCGTGATCGACGGCGACGCCCTCGCCTTCAAGATCACGACTCCGTGGGATCTCCGTCGAGCCGAAACGCTCCTCTCCCCGGTCGCGCCGGCGGAGACCCGCACCGGCATCGGCATCGACGTTCATGCCTTCGACGAGTCGAGCCCGCTCTGGCTCGGCGGTGTCTTCTGGCCGGGGGAGGTCGGCCTCGCCGGGCACAGCGATGGGGATGCGATCAGCCACGCCATCTGCGATGCGCTGCTCTCGGCCTCCGGTCTCGGTGACCTCGGGTCGAACTTCGGCACCTCGGATCCCCGGTTCACGGATGCCCACGGCGAGGTCTTCCTCGCCGCGACCGTTGACCTCGTGGCGGCGGCCGGGTTCGTGATCGGCAACGTCTCTGTGCAGGTCGTGGCGAACCACCCGAAGATCGGCACCCGGCGAGCCGAGATCGAGACCACGCTCAGCTCCCTCGTCGGGGCTCCGGTGAGTGTGGCGGCGACGACCTCCGACGGGCTCGGGTTCACCGGGCGGGGCGACGGGATCAGCGTCATCGCAACCTGCCTCCTGCAGCGCATCGGGTCCGGGAGCACTCGGTAG
- a CDS encoding phosphoglyceromutase has protein sequence MTYTLILLRHGQSDWNQKNLFTGWVDVDLSDVGRTEARRAGELLAESGILPDIQYTSVLKRAIHTADIALDVADRDWIDVKRSWRLNERHYGALQGKDKAQTLAEYGQEQFMTWRRSFDVPPPPLDDDSEFSQAHDPRYAGLGDDLPRTESLKLVIDRMLPYWHSDITIDLAAGKTVLVTAHGNSLRALVKHLDHIADDAIAELNIPTGIPLVYTLDETFAPVKPGEYLDPEAAAAGAAAVAAQGKK, from the coding sequence ATGACGTACACGCTCATCCTCCTGCGCCACGGCCAGTCAGACTGGAATCAGAAGAACCTCTTCACCGGGTGGGTGGATGTCGACCTCAGCGATGTGGGACGCACCGAGGCCCGTCGGGCCGGCGAACTGCTCGCGGAGTCCGGCATCCTCCCCGACATCCAGTACACGAGCGTTCTCAAGCGAGCCATCCACACCGCCGACATCGCGCTCGATGTGGCCGACCGGGACTGGATCGACGTGAAGCGGAGTTGGCGCCTCAATGAGCGTCACTACGGTGCCCTTCAGGGCAAGGACAAGGCGCAGACCCTCGCAGAGTACGGCCAGGAACAGTTCATGACCTGGCGCCGGTCGTTCGACGTTCCGCCGCCGCCGCTCGACGACGACAGCGAATTCTCGCAGGCCCACGATCCGCGTTACGCCGGCCTCGGCGACGACCTTCCGCGCACCGAATCCCTCAAGCTGGTCATCGACCGCATGCTCCCTTACTGGCACTCCGACATCACGATCGACCTTGCCGCGGGGAAGACCGTGCTCGTCACCGCGCACGGCAACTCGCTGCGCGCGCTCGTGAAGCACCTCGACCACATCGCGGATGACGCGATCGCCGAGCTCAACATCCCGACCGGAATCCCACTGGTCTACACACTCGACGAGACCTTCGCGCCCGTGAAGCCCGGCGAATACCTCGACCCCGAAGCCGCGGCTGCCGGTGCGGCAGCCGTGGCGGCGCAGGGAAAGAAGTAG
- a CDS encoding DUF4032 domain-containing protein — translation MSGSLNITSATVDPALLDLPWNLPLDTWPDSVIAALPKGISRHLVRFVHLSGYVIAIKETSSELARREYEMLRTLQKLDVPCVDPVAVITNRTDDEGNELDSVLVTRHLKFSLPYRALYSQTLRPETATRTVSALAVLLVRLHIIGFFWGDVSLSNTLFRRDAGSFAAYLVDAETGQLYNGLSNGQRENDLEIARVNIAGELLDLAAGGRLEEGLDPVEVSNGIVAAYRSLWVELTGSESFSSSERWRINERVERLNELGFDIEELAIKTDDTGSQVRIQPKVVDAGHHQRRLLRLTGLDAQENQARRLLNDLDSYTATFDKQGDDEEMVAHEWLAKVFEPVIRAIPRDLKGRLEPAEMFHQLLEHRWYLSQNENRDVPLAEAVSSYIDTVLRHRRDEATVIAPATGTITLPVDVIAEDDWRSKV, via the coding sequence ATGAGCGGTTCCCTCAACATCACCTCTGCGACAGTCGATCCCGCACTCCTCGACCTGCCGTGGAACCTGCCGCTCGACACCTGGCCGGACAGCGTGATCGCCGCTCTCCCCAAGGGCATCTCGCGCCACCTCGTGCGGTTCGTGCATCTCAGCGGCTATGTGATCGCGATCAAGGAGACCTCGTCTGAGCTCGCCCGCCGGGAGTACGAGATGCTGCGTACCCTGCAGAAGCTCGATGTGCCCTGTGTCGACCCGGTCGCGGTGATCACCAATCGCACGGATGACGAGGGCAACGAGCTCGATTCCGTGCTCGTCACCCGCCATCTCAAGTTCTCACTGCCGTACCGGGCGCTGTATTCGCAGACCCTGCGCCCCGAGACCGCCACACGCACCGTCTCCGCGCTGGCGGTGCTGCTCGTGCGCCTGCACATCATCGGGTTCTTCTGGGGCGACGTGTCGCTGTCCAACACCCTCTTCCGCCGGGACGCCGGCTCCTTCGCCGCCTACCTGGTGGATGCCGAGACCGGCCAGCTCTACAACGGGCTGTCGAACGGCCAACGCGAGAACGACCTCGAGATCGCCCGGGTGAACATCGCCGGCGAACTGCTCGACCTCGCCGCGGGCGGGCGACTCGAGGAGGGACTGGATCCCGTCGAGGTGTCGAACGGCATCGTCGCGGCCTATCGCAGCCTCTGGGTCGAGCTCACCGGATCCGAATCCTTCTCCTCCTCAGAACGCTGGCGCATCAACGAGCGTGTCGAACGGCTCAACGAGCTCGGCTTCGACATCGAGGAGCTGGCCATCAAGACCGACGACACCGGCTCGCAGGTGCGCATCCAGCCCAAGGTGGTGGATGCCGGGCACCACCAGCGCCGCCTGCTGCGCCTCACCGGTCTCGACGCCCAAGAGAACCAGGCGCGCCGTCTGCTCAATGACCTCGACTCCTACACCGCCACCTTCGACAAGCAGGGTGACGACGAGGAGATGGTGGCCCACGAATGGCTGGCGAAGGTCTTCGAGCCCGTGATCCGCGCCATCCCCCGCGATCTCAAGGGCCGGCTTGAGCCGGCGGAGATGTTCCACCAGCTGCTCGAGCACCGGTGGTACCTGTCGCAGAACGAGAACCGCGACGTTCCCCTCGCCGAGGCCGTCAGTTCCTATATCGACACCGTGTTGCGCCACCGCCGGGACGAGGCGACGGTCATCGCTCCGGCGACCGGCACGATCACCCTGCCGGTGGACGTCATCGCAGAGGACGACTGGCGCTCGAAGGTCTGA
- the cysS gene encoding cysteine--tRNA ligase: MTVRLYDSRSQGLLDLVPIVEGKVGIYVCGPTVQSSPHIGHLRSALVYDQWRRWLGYRGYDVTLVRNVTDIDDKILASAATGSEEWWALAYRFELEFTRGYERLGILAPTYEPRATASIPQMQRLIAELIERGHAYAADDESGDVYFDVASWPAYGELTNQKPADMAASADAPSRGKRDARDFALWKGHKEDEPASAAYPSPWGDGRPGWHIECSAMSQQYLGTRFDIHGGGLDLRFPHHENELAQSSAAGHGFAGAWVHNGLVNVNGQKMSKSLGNSIFAAEFLDQARPLVVRYYLGSAHYRSTIDYHDGALLEAEAALDRIEVFLDRAARRLEGTQFAGTGVESIPDEFAEAMDDDLAIPQAMAVLHEQVRAGNAALDAEDLGSAAALQGQVLAMTEVLGINPMAVEWQTAADDPASVALATLVEKLLEDRDAARKARDFPSADRIRDELAAAGIQIEDTPSGSHWSLD; encoded by the coding sequence GTGACAGTGCGCCTCTACGATTCCCGCTCGCAGGGGCTTCTCGACCTCGTGCCGATCGTCGAAGGCAAGGTCGGCATCTACGTCTGCGGACCAACCGTGCAGTCTTCGCCGCACATCGGTCACCTGCGCTCCGCCCTCGTCTACGACCAGTGGCGACGCTGGCTCGGCTATCGCGGATACGACGTCACCCTCGTGCGCAACGTCACCGACATCGACGACAAGATCCTCGCGAGCGCAGCCACCGGGAGCGAAGAATGGTGGGCCCTCGCCTACCGCTTCGAGCTCGAGTTCACCCGGGGGTACGAGCGCCTCGGCATCCTCGCACCCACCTATGAGCCGCGCGCGACCGCCAGCATCCCGCAGATGCAGCGATTGATCGCGGAGCTGATAGAGCGCGGTCACGCCTACGCCGCCGACGACGAATCGGGCGACGTCTACTTCGACGTAGCGTCCTGGCCGGCGTACGGCGAGCTCACCAACCAGAAACCCGCAGACATGGCGGCGTCCGCCGATGCGCCGAGTCGGGGCAAGCGCGATGCCCGCGACTTCGCACTGTGGAAGGGGCATAAAGAGGACGAACCGGCCTCCGCCGCATACCCCTCGCCCTGGGGCGACGGCCGCCCGGGGTGGCACATCGAATGCTCTGCGATGTCGCAGCAGTATCTCGGTACCCGGTTCGACATCCACGGTGGCGGTCTCGACCTGCGGTTCCCGCACCACGAGAACGAGCTGGCCCAGTCATCCGCCGCCGGCCACGGCTTCGCGGGCGCCTGGGTGCACAACGGGCTGGTGAATGTGAACGGACAGAAGATGTCCAAGTCACTCGGCAACTCGATCTTCGCCGCAGAGTTCCTCGATCAGGCTCGCCCCCTCGTCGTGCGGTACTACCTCGGCTCCGCCCACTATCGCTCGACCATCGACTATCACGACGGGGCGCTTCTCGAAGCGGAAGCCGCCCTCGATCGCATCGAGGTATTCCTCGATCGCGCGGCGCGCCGCCTGGAGGGAACCCAGTTCGCCGGCACGGGCGTCGAGTCCATTCCCGACGAATTCGCCGAGGCGATGGACGACGATCTCGCCATCCCGCAGGCGATGGCAGTGCTCCACGAGCAGGTTCGTGCCGGCAACGCGGCGCTCGACGCGGAGGACCTCGGCAGCGCCGCGGCCCTGCAGGGCCAGGTATTGGCGATGACGGAAGTTCTCGGAATCAACCCGATGGCCGTAGAGTGGCAGACTGCTGCGGATGATCCGGCGAGTGTAGCGCTCGCAACTCTCGTCGAGAAATTGCTCGAGGACAGGGACGCGGCACGCAAGGCGCGCGATTTCCCGTCCGCCGATCGCATTCGCGACGAACTTGCCGCAGCCGGCATCCAGATCGAAGACACCCCGTCGGGGTCGCATTGGAGTCTTGACTAA
- the phoU gene encoding phosphate signaling complex protein PhoU: protein MREVFQQELAEVQERLVEIATLVETSIDNATRAFNESNVSLAEAVIADDSKIDEAAIALDELAIAILARQQPVARDLRIVVSALRISASLERMGDMSEHIAQLARYRFPDKVVPKSLRTTFAELGHLDVQIARKLTQLLRTEDVRIAEEIRNDDDRIDALHLSVFDKVLGETWKGAAVDTVDATLASRYHERFADHAVSIAKKVQYLATGDWVAAEL, encoded by the coding sequence ATGCGCGAGGTATTCCAGCAGGAACTGGCGGAGGTGCAGGAGCGCCTCGTCGAGATCGCGACCCTCGTGGAGACGTCGATCGACAACGCCACCCGGGCGTTCAACGAATCGAACGTGTCACTCGCCGAGGCCGTCATCGCCGACGACAGCAAGATCGACGAAGCGGCCATCGCACTCGACGAGCTCGCCATCGCCATCCTCGCCCGCCAGCAGCCGGTTGCCCGCGACCTGCGAATCGTAGTAAGCGCCCTGCGCATCAGCGCCTCGCTCGAGCGCATGGGTGACATGTCGGAGCACATCGCCCAGCTGGCCCGCTACCGCTTCCCCGACAAGGTGGTGCCGAAGTCGCTTCGGACCACGTTCGCCGAACTCGGCCACCTCGACGTCCAGATCGCGCGCAAGCTCACCCAGCTGCTCCGCACCGAAGACGTGCGCATCGCAGAGGAGATCCGCAACGACGACGACCGCATCGACGCGCTGCACCTGAGCGTGTTCGACAAGGTGCTCGGCGAGACCTGGAAGGGTGCGGCCGTCGACACGGTGGATGCCACGCTCGCGTCCCGCTACCACGAACGGTTCGCCGACCACGCGGTCTCCATCGCGAAGAAGGTGCAGTATCTGGCTACGGGCGACTGGGTGGCCGCGGAACTGTAG
- a CDS encoding class I SAM-dependent methyltransferase codes for MPIGSITRGTTGTNRLRRVDRWIAELPAFRRAAEALVVDLGYGASATTTLELHQRLSRVRPGVEVVGLEIDPARVALASLSARPGVRFALGGFEVPLPGGRSATVIRALNVLRQYDESEVLSAWHLMVSRLDPLGVLVEGTCNEVGRVASWVDVTAEGPRTLTVSLRLADLERPSIVAERLPKVLIHRNVPGEGVHAFLRDLDRQWQLNAALSVYGPSQRWIATAQGLAEAGWPVQGGRSRWKLGELTVLWEAVAPQGFAW; via the coding sequence ATGCCCATCGGTTCGATCACTCGGGGGACCACCGGCACCAACCGGCTCCGCCGTGTCGACCGGTGGATCGCGGAGCTGCCCGCCTTCCGCCGTGCGGCCGAAGCACTCGTGGTCGACCTCGGCTACGGGGCATCCGCCACCACCACCCTCGAACTGCACCAGAGGCTCTCCCGGGTGCGGCCGGGGGTCGAGGTCGTCGGCCTCGAGATAGATCCGGCGCGGGTGGCGCTCGCGAGCCTCTCCGCGCGGCCCGGCGTGCGCTTCGCGCTCGGCGGCTTCGAGGTGCCGCTGCCCGGTGGGCGCTCGGCCACGGTGATCCGGGCGCTCAATGTGCTTCGGCAGTACGACGAATCCGAGGTGCTCAGCGCATGGCACCTGATGGTGTCGCGCCTCGATCCCCTTGGAGTGCTCGTGGAGGGCACCTGCAACGAGGTGGGCCGGGTCGCCAGTTGGGTGGATGTCACGGCAGAGGGTCCCCGCACCCTCACGGTCAGCCTGCGCCTCGCCGACCTCGAACGACCGTCGATCGTGGCGGAGCGACTGCCCAAGGTGCTGATCCATCGCAACGTGCCCGGGGAGGGGGTGCACGCGTTCCTGCGCGATCTCGATCGGCAGTGGCAGCTCAACGCGGCGCTCTCGGTCTACGGCCCGTCCCAGCGGTGGATCGCCACAGCCCAGGGCCTCGCGGAGGCGGGCTGGCCCGTGCAGGGGGGCCGGTCTCGATGGAAGCTCGGGGAGCTCACGGTGCTCTGGGAGGCGGTGGCACCCCAGGGTTTCGCTTGGTGA
- a CDS encoding cell wall metabolism sensor histidine kinase WalK, giving the protein MDSALLVPLALAFGIAVGVGVTALLVASARRGQRAVAVVSTAVPDGVDQVIEALESAGIVLDPSNTVVKASPGAMAFGLVWNQALVHPELVTIVDRVRRYGEPITQELELSRGPFGDANIYLFVRVARLGARYILLLAEDRTESYRLDEVRRDFVANISHELKTPIGAVGLLAEALQAASDDPDQVRRFAKRLTKEADRLARITQEIIELSRLQAADALTSPHVVEIDHVVALAIDQNRVAAESSRVTIVSGGDAGAEVYGDEPLLAVALHNLIANAIQYSPKGSRVGVGVSNADGIVEIAVTDQGIGIPDDELDRVFERFFRIDPARSRHTGGSGLGLSIVKHVVQNHGGDIRVWSQPGNGSTFTIRLPEASHATAASLKEA; this is encoded by the coding sequence ATGGACTCCGCCCTGCTGGTGCCGCTCGCGCTGGCTTTCGGCATCGCCGTCGGCGTCGGCGTCACGGCGCTGCTCGTCGCCTCGGCCCGTCGCGGTCAGCGCGCCGTTGCGGTGGTGAGCACCGCGGTACCCGACGGGGTCGACCAGGTGATCGAGGCGCTCGAGTCCGCCGGGATCGTGCTCGATCCCTCGAACACCGTGGTGAAGGCAAGCCCCGGGGCGATGGCCTTCGGCCTCGTCTGGAACCAGGCCCTCGTGCATCCGGAACTCGTGACCATCGTCGATCGCGTCCGTCGATACGGCGAACCGATCACTCAGGAGCTCGAGCTCTCCCGCGGCCCGTTCGGCGACGCGAACATCTACCTCTTCGTGCGGGTCGCCCGCCTGGGGGCCCGGTACATCCTGCTGCTCGCAGAGGACCGCACGGAGTCCTACCGCCTCGACGAGGTGCGACGGGACTTCGTGGCCAACATCAGCCACGAACTCAAGACCCCGATCGGCGCGGTCGGCCTCCTCGCCGAGGCGTTGCAGGCAGCCTCCGACGATCCGGACCAGGTGCGCCGCTTCGCCAAGAGGCTCACCAAGGAGGCGGATCGCCTCGCCCGCATCACCCAGGAGATCATCGAGCTCTCCCGACTGCAGGCGGCGGATGCGCTCACCAGTCCCCATGTCGTGGAGATCGACCACGTGGTTGCCCTCGCCATCGATCAGAACCGGGTGGCGGCGGAGTCCAGTCGCGTCACCATCGTCAGCGGGGGAGACGCCGGCGCGGAGGTCTACGGCGACGAGCCGCTGCTCGCCGTCGCCCTGCACAACCTCATCGCCAACGCGATCCAGTATTCGCCCAAGGGCTCCCGGGTCGGCGTCGGCGTGAGCAATGCCGACGGCATCGTCGAGATCGCCGTCACCGACCAGGGCATCGGCATTCCCGACGACGAACTCGACCGTGTCTTCGAGCGCTTCTTCCGCATCGATCCGGCTCGCTCCCGTCACACCGGCGGTTCGGGGCTCGGCCTCAGCATCGTCAAGCACGTCGTGCAGAATCACGGCGGCGACATCCGCGTCTGGTCCCAGCCCGGAAACGGGTCGACCTTCACCATCCGCCTGCCCGAAGCGTCCCACGCCACGGCAGCATCCCTGAAAGAGGCTTGA
- a CDS encoding response regulator transcription factor — protein MRILIVEDEPSLSEPLAFLLGREGYETSIAADGISALAEFDRTGADLILLDLMLPGIAGTEVCREIRTRSQVPIIMLTAKDSEVDVVVGLELGADDYVTKPYSTRELLARIRAVMRRRVETDEDDTAILESGDVRMDVDRHTVAVRGVDTAMPLKEYELLEVLLRNSGRVLTRGQLIDRVWGSDYFGDTKTLDVHIKRIRSKIEKEPSDPRMLLTVRGLGYRFEP, from the coding sequence TTGCGCATCCTGATCGTCGAAGACGAACCCTCCCTGAGCGAGCCCCTCGCCTTCCTGCTCGGTCGCGAGGGCTACGAGACCTCGATTGCAGCCGACGGCATCTCCGCCCTCGCGGAATTCGACCGCACCGGAGCCGACCTGATCCTGCTCGACCTCATGCTGCCCGGCATCGCCGGAACGGAGGTGTGCCGCGAGATCCGCACCCGCTCTCAGGTGCCGATCATCATGCTCACTGCGAAGGACAGCGAGGTGGATGTGGTGGTCGGCCTCGAGCTCGGCGCCGACGACTACGTCACCAAGCCGTACTCCACCCGCGAGCTGCTCGCGCGCATCCGCGCCGTCATGCGACGCCGGGTGGAGACCGACGAAGACGACACCGCCATTCTCGAGTCCGGCGATGTGCGCATGGATGTCGACCGTCACACCGTCGCCGTGCGCGGAGTTGACACGGCCATGCCGCTGAAGGAATACGAGCTTCTCGAGGTGCTTCTCCGCAACTCCGGCCGGGTGCTCACCCGCGGGCAGCTGATCGACCGGGTCTGGGGCTCAGACTACTTCGGCGACACGAAGACGCTCGACGTGCACATCAAGCGCATCCGGTCGAAGATCGAGAAAGAGCCATCCGACCCGAGGATGCTGTTGACCGTTCGCGGGCTGGGTTACCGCTTCGAGCCCTGA